A genomic region of Thunnus albacares chromosome 4, fThuAlb1.1, whole genome shotgun sequence contains the following coding sequences:
- the gdf5 gene encoding growth/differentiation factor 5 yields MKVVKRFCLLLSCWTLIYLHPVLGSLSRTRPTEHHLHRLGEAAERAAGGGGGEQAHGRTGGGIGGSTLAAGSKPVTSSGTWKTSPVSPARITRIRAGPPLIKGETTAVKSKLSASSSSPQRSGAVPGSRAQLQQQHRDRATSLGRKEAVRSWLPGGDAHTKVHAPAAFSAHAAVKIGTAAGGGGGPPGKTFGKVASRAIAAAPARSGPQQRAVGAQKQQQSAAPAAQRGADNKNPKLSDREAHHKEPLVIPHDYMLSLYWSLSTGDLNSSALHAAGLANTITSFVDKGQDDRGPQLRRQRYHFNISSLERDGLLGAELRILRKRLSDPRKASMAALGSTGADGGAGGGGGGGGGGGGGGSSPCLKLYTCAASGKQKAALLQTKTVEDLSGGFNSKWEVFDISKVFKVFKNQQNQQNQPSQQLCFELEALEHRGGRPVDLRSLGFARPGRTNKEKAFFLAFGKSKKRDLFYNEIKARSGHDNKTVYEYLFTQRRMRRAPAARGAKKPLQQPQTLPQHQAAKTQARPRCHRRRLHVNFKEMGWDDWIIAPLEYESFHCDGVCDFPIRSHLEPTNHAIIQTLMNSMDPESTPPTCCVPTRLSPISILYIDSANNVVYKQYEDMVVESCGCR; encoded by the exons ATGAAAGTTGTGAAGCGTTTTTGTCTTCTGCTGAGCTGCTGGACTCTCATTTACCTGCATCCCGTCCTCGGTTCACTCAGCCGGACCAGACCGACCGAGCACCACCTCCACCGGCTTGGAGAGGCAGCGGAGCGCGCGgcaggcggcggaggaggagaGCAGGCTCACGGGAGAACCGGAGGAGGAATCGGTGGGTCCACATTAGCCGCAGGCAGTAAACCGGTGACCTCTTCTGGGACTTGGAAAACATCACCGGTGAGTCCGGCAAGGATCACGCGGATCCGCGCGGGTCCGCCGTTAATTAAGGGCGAGACGACTGCTGTCAAAAGCAAACTTTCTGCGTCCTCATCCTCGCCACAGCGCAGCGGGGCCGTGCCGGGCAGCCGggcacagctgcagcagcagcaccggGACAGAGCGACCAGTTTAGGGCGCAAAGAGGCTGTGCGCTCCTGGTTACCCGGCGGGGACGCTCACACTAAAGTGCACGCTCCCGCGGCGTTCAGCGCACATGCAGCAGTGAAAATCGGGACTGCGGCTGGTGGAGGCGGTGGCCCACCGGGGAAAACTTTCGGGAAAGTTGCTTCCAGAGCGATTGCAGCTGCTCCAGCGCGCTCCGGGCCTCAGCAAAGAGCCGTCGGTGcgcagaaacagcagcagagcgcCGCTCCGGCGGCGCAGCGGGGAGCCGACAACAAGAACCCCAAACTGAGCGACCGGGAGGCGCATCACAAAGAGCCGCTGGTGATTCCTCACGACTACATGCTGTCGCTGTACTGGTCTCTCTCCACCGGGGACCTGAACAGCAGCGCGCTGCATGCAGCGGGTCTGGCCAACACCATCACCAGCTTCGTGGATAAAGGGCAAG ATGATCGCGGGCCCCAGCTGAGACGGCAGAGGTATCACTTCAACATCAGCTCTCTGGAACGAGACGGGCTCCTGGGGGCCGAGCTACGCATCCTGAGGAAACGCCTGTCTGACCCCCGCAAAGCCTCAATGGCGGCGCTGGGATCCACGGGGGCTGacggaggagcaggaggaggaggaggaggaggaggaggaggaggaggaggaggctcgTCCCCGTGCCTGAAGCTGTACACCTGCGCCGCTTCAGGTAAACAAAAGGCTGCTCTGCTCCAGACGAAGACCGTGGAGGATCTGAGCGGAGGATTCAACAGCAAATGGGAAGTGTTCGACATATCAAAAGTCTTCAAGGTTTTCAAGAACCAGCAGAACCAGCAGAACCAGCCCTCCCAGCAGCTGTGCTTTGAACTGGAAGCCCTGGAGCACAGAGGAGGTCGGCCCGTGGATCTGCGTTCTCTGGGGTTCGCCCGACCGGGAAGGACCAACAAGGAAAAGGCCTTCTTCTTGGCGTTCGGCAAAAGCAAGAAACGCGACCTTTTCTACAACGAGATCAAAGCGCGGTCGGGCCACGACAACAAAACCGTCTACGAGTACCTGTTCACGCAGCGGCGGATGCGACGAGCTCCCGCCGCGAGGGGGGCAAAGAAACCCCTGCAGCAGCCGCAGACGCTCCCGCAGCACCAGGCGGCGAAGACGCAGGCGAGGCCGCGTTGCCACCGGAGACGACTCCACGTCAACTTCAAGGAGATGGGCTGGGACGACTGGATCATCGCGCCGCTGGAGTACGAGTCCTTCCACTGCGACGGCGTCTGCGACTTCCCCATCCGCTCGCACCTGGAGCCCACCAACCACGCCATCATACAGACGCTGATGAACTCCATGGACCCGGAGTCGACGCCGCCCACCTGCTGCGTCCCGACGCGACTCAGCCCCATCAGCATCCTCTACATCGACTCGGCCAATAACGTGGTCTACAAGCAGTACGAGGACATGGTGGTGGAGTCGTGCGGCTGCAGGTAG